A window of Dickeya zeae NCPPB 2538 contains these coding sequences:
- a CDS encoding SDR family NAD(P)-dependent oxidoreductase: MSDTKTLLLTGASRGIGHATVKHFHAAGWKIFTASRQNWVEDCPWAEGLLNHIHLDLEDITALEASLPMIKERLGGQLHALVNNAGISPKGEGGARLGVRDTDYATWIRVFNVNLFSTAILANGLFDELRAAQGSIINVTSIAGSRVHPFAGAAYATSKAGLAALTREMAHDFGKYGIRVNAIAPGEIDTAILSPGTQDIVEQTVPMKRLGKPEEVASLVYFLCTQGASYINGAEIHVNGGQHV, from the coding sequence ATGTCTGACACGAAAACACTACTACTGACTGGCGCCAGCCGGGGTATTGGCCACGCCACAGTCAAACACTTCCACGCCGCTGGCTGGAAGATTTTCACCGCATCGCGCCAAAATTGGGTGGAAGACTGCCCGTGGGCTGAAGGATTACTGAATCACATTCATCTTGATTTGGAAGATATTACCGCGCTGGAAGCCAGCCTGCCGATGATCAAAGAGCGACTCGGCGGTCAGTTACACGCGCTGGTCAATAACGCGGGCATCTCCCCGAAAGGTGAAGGCGGTGCACGACTCGGCGTACGCGACACCGATTACGCCACCTGGATACGGGTGTTTAACGTCAATCTGTTTTCCACTGCCATTCTCGCCAATGGATTATTTGACGAACTGCGTGCGGCACAAGGCAGCATCATTAATGTCACCTCGATTGCCGGTTCGCGTGTCCACCCTTTCGCAGGGGCGGCTTACGCCACCTCCAAAGCGGGATTGGCCGCATTGACGCGGGAAATGGCGCATGACTTCGGGAAATACGGTATTCGGGTTAATGCCATTGCACCCGGTGAGATCGATACGGCGATCCTGTCGCCCGGCACGCAGGATATTGTCGAGCAGACTGTCCCGATGAAACGTCTGGGCAAGCCAGAAGAGGTCGCGTCGCTGGTCTATTTCCTTTGTACCCAGGGGGCGTCTTACATCAACGGGGCGGAAATCCATGTCAACGGAGGCCAGCATGTCTGA
- a CDS encoding phosphotransferase produces the protein MSDPLVLFTTEVPSLSAVQAQQIARQQYGLDGSMTPLPGERDANFHLVTATHGQYMLKVINSAEPAPIRDVQTEILLHLARVDTTLPVPRIIRNRWDNPSPALMIDGQMHYIRLITWSFGQPLHRVARSSTLSARLGDTLAQLDLALRDFSHPAASRDLLWDIAHLERIHDWLRYVENAQQRQLILQWLTRWETAVAPIQSSLRHQLIHNDLNPYNVLVDTCAALPRIDSIIDFGDALYAPLINELATALAYQVGDESEPLVWILPFVTAYHARLPLTEQEISLLPCLIAARLTLTLSITQWRSELYPENRDYIRRNLETAWRSLQHLSRQPEQRLADQLLHACR, from the coding sequence ATGTCTGATCCGCTCGTCCTGTTCACTACAGAGGTACCGTCACTCTCGGCGGTACAGGCACAGCAGATAGCGCGCCAGCAATACGGGCTGGATGGCAGCATGACGCCACTGCCCGGCGAGCGTGACGCCAACTTTCACCTCGTCACTGCTACCCACGGCCAGTATATGCTGAAAGTGATCAACTCTGCTGAACCCGCACCGATACGAGATGTGCAGACGGAGATCTTGCTTCATCTGGCCCGCGTTGACACCACCTTGCCGGTGCCTCGCATCATCCGTAATCGGTGGGATAATCCCTCCCCTGCGTTGATGATTGACGGACAGATGCACTATATCCGTCTTATCACCTGGTCCTTCGGACAGCCGTTGCACCGGGTGGCGCGCTCGTCAACGCTGTCAGCTCGACTCGGCGATACGCTGGCACAGTTGGATCTCGCCTTGCGAGACTTTAGCCACCCGGCAGCATCGCGAGACCTGTTGTGGGATATCGCCCATCTGGAGCGGATCCATGACTGGCTGCGTTATGTCGAAAACGCACAACAGCGGCAGTTAATTCTCCAGTGGTTGACCCGCTGGGAAACCGCCGTGGCGCCGATTCAATCCAGCCTGCGCCACCAATTGATTCATAACGACCTCAATCCCTATAACGTGCTGGTGGATACCTGCGCCGCGCTACCGCGCATTGATAGCATCATCGATTTTGGTGATGCGTTGTACGCGCCGCTTATCAATGAACTGGCGACCGCGCTGGCTTATCAGGTGGGTGATGAATCCGAGCCGCTGGTGTGGATCCTACCGTTTGTCACCGCCTACCACGCCCGGTTGCCACTCACCGAGCAGGAAATCAGCCTGTTGCCCTGCCTCATCGCCGCCCGGTTGACGCTGACCCTTTCCATCACCCAGTGGCGCAGCGAGCTGTATCCGGAAAACCGCGACTATATCCGACGCAATCTGGAGACCGCCTGGCGCAGCCTGCAACACCTCAGCCGCCAGCCCGAACAGCGGCTTGCCGACCAATTACTGCACGCCTGTCGTTAA
- a CDS encoding aspartate aminotransferase family protein, translated as MNTRSASPSSPETASASETLLARRQRLLGAVYRLFYQQPLHVVRGDGVWLYDADGNRYLDVYNNVASLGHCHPAVVEAIATQAATLNTHTRYLTDAILDFAEDFLQEFPAPLQNITLTCSGSESNDLALRIARYVTGGSGVMVTRWAYHGVTAQLAGLSPSLGSGAPRGEQVWLIDPPDGYRRQPGCLLASVKQALAQMEQAGVRPAAMLFDTLFSSDGVFSAPAQEVQEAVRLVRSAGGLFIADEVQAGFGRTGSHRWGFGAYGVVPDLVTLGKPMGNGHPVAAVVGNPAWFEAFGRNQRYFNTFGGNPVSCRAAHAVLHTLRRERLQDNAQRMGHYLETGLRKLAERHGCIGDIRVYGLFIGVELVTDRVTRQPDTTGATYVVNDLRQHRILLSATGPDGNILKIRPPLIFQPEHADMLLHELDNALSRRLSIGD; from the coding sequence ATGAATACCCGTTCCGCTTCACCTTCATCACCCGAAACCGCGTCAGCATCTGAAACGCTGCTGGCCCGCCGTCAGCGTCTGTTGGGTGCAGTCTACCGCCTGTTTTATCAACAGCCGCTGCATGTGGTTCGCGGGGATGGCGTCTGGCTGTATGACGCTGACGGCAACCGCTATCTGGATGTGTACAACAACGTCGCCTCACTCGGGCATTGTCACCCGGCGGTGGTGGAGGCAATCGCCACACAGGCGGCCACACTCAATACCCATACTCGCTATCTTACTGACGCTATTCTGGATTTTGCTGAAGACTTTCTACAGGAGTTTCCTGCCCCGCTGCAAAACATCACCCTGACCTGCAGTGGCAGCGAGTCGAACGATCTGGCACTGCGTATCGCCCGTTACGTCACCGGTGGTAGCGGTGTCATGGTGACCCGTTGGGCCTACCATGGCGTCACCGCCCAGCTTGCCGGGTTGTCGCCATCACTGGGTAGCGGAGCACCACGGGGCGAGCAAGTCTGGCTTATCGACCCACCGGACGGTTACCGCCGCCAGCCGGGCTGCCTGCTCGCCAGTGTGAAACAGGCGTTGGCGCAAATGGAACAGGCTGGCGTACGCCCGGCAGCGATGTTGTTCGACACCCTATTTTCCAGCGACGGCGTATTCAGCGCCCCGGCACAGGAGGTGCAAGAAGCGGTGCGTCTGGTGCGTTCGGCGGGCGGATTGTTTATTGCCGATGAGGTACAAGCCGGTTTTGGCCGAACCGGTAGCCACCGCTGGGGATTTGGCGCGTATGGCGTGGTGCCGGACCTGGTGACACTGGGTAAACCAATGGGCAACGGCCATCCGGTCGCGGCGGTGGTCGGCAACCCGGCGTGGTTTGAGGCGTTCGGGCGTAATCAGCGTTATTTTAATACCTTTGGCGGTAACCCCGTCTCCTGCCGGGCCGCCCATGCTGTGCTGCACACCTTGCGCCGTGAGCGGTTGCAAGACAATGCCCAGCGAATGGGTCACTATCTGGAGACCGGCTTACGCAAACTGGCCGAGCGACACGGCTGCATTGGCGATATTCGGGTTTACGGCTTGTTCATCGGCGTCGAGCTGGTGACCGACCGGGTAACGCGCCAGCCGGATACCACTGGTGCGACGTACGTGGTCAATGACCTGCGGCAACACCGGATTTTGCTGAGCGCCACCGGGCCTGACGGCAATATTTTGAAAATCCGGCCGCCGTTGATTTTTCAGCCAGAACACGCCGATATGTTGTTGCACGAATTAGATAACGCCCTGAGCAGACGTTTATCCATCGGAGATTAA
- a CDS encoding GntR family transcriptional regulator — MNYPIASINRTGLSSGVYATLRDALITGQFKPNDRLRIRELAAQLGTSVTPVRDAILQLSKEQALELRTPRDIRVPALTLEQYLEIRALRLAIEGMGAENAARCVTPRALAQVEANIENNKAAIKRGDFTEALRLNSEFHLLLAHTAQMPLLCSFIDSLWMRTGPLIAQAYSHFSERMAVGHHQEVLVALKNADPVAARLAIQADIQDGHQKMIEFIATVHAEADERIGS; from the coding sequence GTGAATTATCCGATTGCGTCCATCAATCGTACCGGGCTGAGTTCCGGTGTGTATGCCACGTTACGTGATGCCCTGATTACCGGGCAGTTCAAACCGAACGATCGCCTGCGCATCCGCGAGCTGGCGGCGCAACTGGGCACCAGCGTCACCCCGGTGCGTGATGCTATTTTGCAGTTGTCGAAGGAGCAGGCGCTGGAGTTGCGTACACCGCGTGACATCCGGGTACCGGCGTTAACGCTGGAGCAGTATCTGGAAATTCGCGCACTGCGGTTAGCCATTGAAGGCATGGGGGCTGAAAATGCCGCACGCTGTGTGACACCGCGTGCGTTAGCGCAGGTTGAAGCGAACATCGAGAATAACAAAGCGGCGATTAAACGCGGCGACTTTACCGAAGCGTTGCGGCTGAACAGCGAATTTCACCTGTTGCTGGCGCACACGGCGCAGATGCCACTACTGTGCAGCTTTATCGACAGTTTGTGGATGCGTACCGGGCCACTGATAGCGCAGGCGTACAGCCATTTTTCCGAACGCATGGCCGTCGGCCACCACCAGGAGGTGCTGGTGGCGTTGAAAAACGCCGACCCGGTAGCCGCGCGGCTGGCGATTCAGGCAGACATTCAGGACGGGCATCAGAAAATGATTGAATTCATTGCCACCGTCCACGCTGAGGCCGACGAACGGATAGGCTCTTAA
- a CDS encoding 4Fe-4S binding protein — protein MNRFVLADPKKCIGCRTCEIACVLAHSDGNPSSLSAEHFAPRLKVVKGLNVSTTIQCRHCEDAPCANVCPNGAIVHAGDHIRVQQEKCIGCKTCVVACPYGAMTVISKPVARISHYQTLGNCIKAEAHKCDLCEGRANGPACVEVCPTKALHLISRDDIQEMIQRKQRRAALDEAAEMKF, from the coding sequence ATGAACCGGTTCGTTTTAGCAGACCCCAAGAAATGTATTGGCTGCCGCACCTGCGAAATCGCCTGCGTGCTGGCCCACAGTGATGGTAACCCGTCGTCACTGTCTGCAGAGCATTTCGCACCGCGACTAAAAGTGGTGAAGGGGCTGAATGTCAGCACCACGATTCAGTGCCGTCACTGTGAAGACGCACCCTGTGCAAATGTCTGCCCTAACGGGGCGATCGTCCATGCCGGCGATCATATCCGGGTGCAGCAAGAAAAATGCATCGGTTGCAAAACCTGCGTAGTGGCATGCCCCTACGGTGCCATGACGGTGATCAGTAAACCGGTAGCGCGTATCAGCCATTATCAGACGCTGGGCAACTGCATCAAGGCGGAAGCGCACAAGTGTGACCTGTGTGAAGGACGCGCCAACGGTCCGGCTTGTGTCGAAGTCTGCCCCACCAAAGCCCTGCACCTGATAAGCAGAGACGACATTCAGGAGATGATCCAACGTAAACAGCGGCGCGCAGCACTGGATGAAGCCGCGGAAATGAAATTCTGA
- the fdhF gene encoding formate dehydrogenase subunit alpha: MQKVITVCPYCGSGCKINLLVENGKVVGAEGANGLTNEGELCLKGYYGWDFLNDTKLLTPRLKQPMIRRQKGAPFEVVSWEEAIDFASSRLKAIKEKYGPDAIMHTGSSRGPGNETNYVMQKFARAVTGTNNIDCCARVCHGPSVSGLQVTLGNGAMSNSICEIEKTDCILVFGYNAADSHPIVARRIIKAKERGAKVIVCDPRHIETARIADLWLPLKNGSNMALVNAFANVLINEGLYNSNFVAQHTEGFDEYRAIVAKYTPEYVADITGLDPQLIRDAIRMYAAAPSATILWGMGVTQWTQGVDVVKGLSGLALLTGNLGRPNVGVGPVRGQNNVQGACDMGALPNQFPGYQKVTEADVREKFAKAWGVPSLSDRIGYSLTDVPHMIKEGKIKANYLMGEDPLQTEPDLSVVRETFNQLELLIVQDIFMTKTAAVADVIFPATSWGEHEGVYSAADRGFQRFYKAVEPKGNVKPDWEIISLMATAMGYPMHYNNTQEIWDELRNLCPLYYGATYEKMAGLGYIPWPCLTEDSPGTPWLYAGNKFDRPNGKGLLFATEWHPPMEQTDADYPLVLSTVREVGHYSCRSMTGNCTALQTLADEPGYVQMNPEDAAKLGIRDQQLTWVASRRGKVISRAMVSERINKGAVYMTYQWWIGACNELTLDEVDPIAKTPEYKHCAVKLEPIADQNWAENYVRQEYSALKARLRKEAEVAG; encoded by the coding sequence ATGCAGAAAGTGATTACCGTCTGCCCATATTGTGGGTCAGGCTGCAAAATTAACCTGTTGGTGGAAAATGGCAAAGTCGTCGGCGCAGAAGGTGCCAACGGCCTGACCAACGAAGGCGAGCTGTGCTTAAAAGGCTACTATGGTTGGGATTTTCTTAACGATACTAAACTGTTAACCCCACGCCTTAAACAACCGATGATCCGCCGCCAGAAAGGCGCGCCGTTTGAGGTCGTATCCTGGGAAGAAGCCATCGACTTCGCCAGTTCTCGCCTGAAAGCCATCAAAGAGAAATACGGCCCGGACGCCATCATGCACACCGGTTCATCCCGTGGTCCGGGTAACGAAACCAACTATGTGATGCAGAAATTCGCCCGTGCGGTGACCGGCACCAACAACATCGACTGTTGCGCCCGCGTCTGCCACGGCCCGTCGGTTTCCGGGTTGCAGGTGACACTGGGTAACGGTGCCATGAGTAACTCGATTTGTGAAATCGAAAAAACCGACTGCATTTTAGTCTTCGGTTACAACGCCGCCGACTCTCACCCGATCGTGGCGCGTCGCATCATCAAAGCCAAAGAGCGCGGTGCCAAAGTTATCGTGTGCGACCCACGTCATATCGAAACCGCCCGTATCGCCGACCTGTGGCTGCCGCTGAAAAACGGCTCCAACATGGCATTGGTCAACGCGTTTGCCAACGTACTGATCAACGAAGGGTTGTATAACTCGAATTTCGTGGCGCAGCACACCGAAGGGTTCGATGAGTATCGCGCCATCGTGGCGAAATACACCCCGGAATACGTGGCAGATATCACTGGCCTTGACCCGCAGTTAATCCGTGATGCGATTCGGATGTATGCCGCGGCACCGTCAGCCACCATCCTGTGGGGCATGGGTGTCACCCAGTGGACACAAGGGGTGGACGTGGTGAAAGGCCTGTCTGGCCTGGCACTGCTGACCGGCAACCTCGGTCGTCCGAATGTCGGCGTTGGCCCGGTACGTGGACAAAACAACGTTCAGGGTGCCTGCGATATGGGTGCGCTGCCGAACCAGTTCCCCGGCTACCAAAAAGTCACCGAAGCGGACGTGCGTGAGAAATTCGCCAAAGCCTGGGGCGTGCCGTCGCTGTCTGATCGCATCGGCTACTCGCTGACCGATGTCCCGCACATGATCAAAGAAGGCAAAATCAAAGCCAATTACCTGATGGGGGAAGACCCGCTGCAAACCGAGCCAGACTTGTCGGTGGTGCGCGAAACCTTCAACCAACTGGAATTGTTGATCGTTCAGGATATCTTCATGACCAAAACCGCCGCCGTGGCGGATGTCATCTTCCCGGCGACCTCCTGGGGCGAGCATGAAGGGGTGTATTCTGCGGCCGACCGCGGCTTCCAGCGCTTCTATAAAGCGGTGGAACCGAAAGGCAATGTGAAGCCGGACTGGGAAATCATCAGCCTGATGGCTACCGCCATGGGCTATCCGATGCATTACAACAACACTCAGGAAATCTGGGATGAGTTGCGTAACCTGTGCCCGCTTTACTACGGTGCCACCTACGAGAAAATGGCCGGACTGGGTTATATCCCGTGGCCGTGTCTGACCGAAGACAGCCCCGGTACACCGTGGTTGTACGCCGGTAACAAGTTCGACCGCCCGAACGGTAAAGGGCTATTGTTTGCAACAGAATGGCACCCGCCGATGGAGCAAACCGACGCCGATTACCCGCTGGTGCTCTCCACCGTGCGTGAAGTGGGCCACTACTCTTGCCGCTCCATGACCGGTAACTGTACCGCGCTGCAAACACTGGCAGACGAACCGGGTTACGTGCAGATGAACCCGGAAGACGCCGCTAAACTGGGCATCCGTGACCAGCAACTCACCTGGGTAGCATCACGCCGTGGCAAAGTCATCAGCCGGGCGATGGTCAGTGAACGCATCAATAAAGGTGCGGTTTACATGACTTATCAGTGGTGGATTGGTGCCTGTAACGAGCTGACACTGGATGAAGTTGACCCGATCGCCAAAACCCCAGAGTACAAGCACTGCGCGGTGAAACTGGAACCGATCGCCGACCAGAACTGGGCGGAAAACTATGTCAGACAGGAATACAGCGCCTTGAAAGCCCGTCTGCGTAAAGAAGCCGAAGTAGCGGGTTAA
- the flhA gene encoding formate hydrogenlyase transcriptional activator FlhA produces the protein MATRLTDSPSRLSILWQDALLKISQSLLQQRTLPDLLQCLDGVSFSVVRFGRVNVILLDPLRNQMHFYRHDRDSGRTLCSEEAILLANGPGGVVWSTQTVLHCDRTHFQRDFPHLTDLPAYAGLSDYCQLPLRGTQRVLGGVEFLKTDGSRFTDSELDFFQALAGVVALVVENIREREQVLQEEERLRHERDHLRILVDVTNTVISKLELKALALEVSREIHRFFGIDFIALVLKDGEERDNPLKYLATVYPASGAPKTVQGEVEREQTLADSVMAQHQPQLLEVPTCLAAEDPRPLCQWFDRELSHVCLLPLAFGNRTLGVLELAHRTALAVSEADLRLLRQIAARIAIALDNALAYEQITRLKDSLIHENFYLTEQLTEHIHQRSGDEFGEIIGRSAAIRQVLEQVAMVAASDSTVLILGETGTGKELIARAIHSLSQRKSQRMVKMNCAAIPSGLLESDLFGHEKGAFTGATSQRQGRFELADNSTLFLDEVGDIPLELQPKLLRVLQEREIERLGGSKIIPVNVRLIAATNRDLKQMVADREYRSDLYYRLNVFPIVIPPLRERPEDIPLLVKFFTRKIARRMNRTIDSIPSDMLRQLSRLPWPGNVRELENVVERAVILTRGTTLNLHMDELQHHLSPLDVPKPSYHDIMPMVDPTPGPLEADDESERERIIRVLRETNGIVAGPKGAAARLGLKRTTLLSRMQRMGISAREIEGIS, from the coding sequence ATGGCGACACGACTGACAGACTCCCCGTCCCGGCTGTCTATTCTCTGGCAGGATGCCTTGTTGAAAATTTCTCAGTCGCTGTTGCAACAGCGCACCCTACCTGATCTGCTGCAGTGCCTGGACGGTGTGTCGTTCTCGGTAGTGCGGTTTGGTCGCGTCAACGTCATCCTGCTTGACCCCTTGCGTAACCAGATGCATTTCTACCGCCACGATCGTGACTCCGGGCGGACGCTGTGCAGCGAAGAGGCGATTCTGCTGGCCAATGGCCCCGGCGGGGTCGTGTGGAGCACCCAAACCGTGCTGCACTGTGACCGGACACACTTTCAGCGCGATTTCCCCCATCTGACCGATCTGCCTGCCTACGCCGGGTTAAGCGACTATTGCCAGTTGCCGTTGCGCGGCACCCAGCGTGTGTTGGGCGGGGTCGAATTTCTCAAAACCGACGGCAGCCGCTTTACTGACAGCGAACTGGATTTCTTTCAGGCGCTGGCAGGTGTGGTGGCACTGGTGGTGGAAAATATTCGTGAACGTGAGCAGGTGTTGCAGGAAGAAGAGCGGTTGCGCCACGAACGGGATCATTTGCGTATTCTGGTGGATGTCACCAATACCGTGATTTCCAAACTGGAGCTGAAAGCGCTGGCGCTGGAGGTGTCGCGCGAGATCCACCGCTTCTTCGGGATTGATTTTATCGCACTGGTGCTGAAAGACGGCGAAGAGCGAGACAACCCACTGAAGTATCTTGCCACGGTGTATCCGGCCTCCGGTGCGCCGAAAACGGTACAAGGCGAGGTGGAGCGAGAGCAAACGCTGGCTGACAGCGTGATGGCGCAACATCAGCCGCAGTTGTTAGAGGTGCCGACTTGTCTGGCGGCTGAAGACCCGCGTCCGCTTTGTCAGTGGTTTGACCGTGAGTTGTCTCATGTGTGTTTGTTGCCACTGGCTTTCGGCAACCGCACACTCGGTGTGCTGGAGCTGGCGCATCGCACCGCGCTTGCTGTGAGCGAGGCGGACCTGCGGCTGCTGCGGCAGATTGCCGCCCGCATCGCCATTGCGTTGGATAACGCACTGGCCTATGAGCAGATTACCCGGCTGAAGGATTCGTTAATCCATGAAAACTTCTACCTGACCGAGCAACTGACTGAACACATTCATCAGCGTAGCGGTGATGAGTTTGGCGAGATTATCGGCCGTAGCGCGGCGATTCGGCAGGTACTGGAACAGGTAGCGATGGTCGCCGCCAGTGACAGTACGGTGTTGATTCTGGGAGAAACGGGCACCGGGAAAGAGTTGATTGCCCGCGCTATCCATAGCCTGAGCCAGCGCAAATCACAACGCATGGTGAAAATGAATTGCGCGGCGATTCCTTCTGGCCTGTTGGAAAGCGACCTGTTCGGGCATGAAAAAGGGGCGTTCACCGGCGCGACCAGCCAGCGCCAGGGGCGCTTTGAGCTGGCGGATAACAGCACGTTATTTTTAGACGAGGTCGGGGATATTCCGCTTGAGTTGCAGCCTAAACTACTGCGGGTGTTACAGGAGCGGGAGATAGAGCGGCTGGGCGGCAGTAAGATCATCCCGGTGAATGTGCGGTTGATTGCGGCGACTAACCGTGACCTGAAACAAATGGTGGCGGACCGTGAGTACCGTAGCGACCTCTACTATCGCCTCAATGTGTTCCCCATCGTTATTCCGCCATTACGTGAGCGACCGGAAGACATCCCGCTGCTGGTGAAGTTTTTTACCCGCAAGATAGCCCGTCGTATGAACCGTACTATCGACAGTATCCCTTCCGATATGCTGCGTCAGTTGAGTCGCTTGCCGTGGCCCGGCAACGTGCGGGAACTGGAAAATGTGGTGGAGCGGGCGGTGATCCTGACACGCGGTACCACGCTCAACTTGCATATGGATGAACTCCAGCACCATTTGTCGCCGCTGGATGTGCCCAAGCCTTCGTACCACGATATCATGCCGATGGTTGACCCTACGCCTGGGCCACTGGAAGCCGATGACGAGTCAGAACGCGAGCGCATCATCCGGGTTTTACGGGAAACCAATGGGATTGTCGCAGGCCCGAAAGGCGCGGCGGCACGCCTTGGCCTTAAACGCACCACGTTATTGTCGCGTATGCAGCGTATGGGGATTTCCGCCCGGGAAATTGAAGGGATTTCGTAA
- a CDS encoding dicarboxylate/amino acid:cation symporter yields the protein MQRQKLLIQIMLAIVLGILIGWACHTYLDGARAKEVASYFNMVTDIFLRLIKMIIAPLVFATLVSGLASMGNSSAVGRVGLKAMTWFVTASFLSLLIGMMLANFFQPGTGMNLVASASHVTTGLNTDGFTLKNFISHIFPKSIIEAMANNEILQILVFSLFFGSALAYVKHHNKQANFILSTIEELAKVMFRVTDYVMALAPIAVFAAIGSAITTQGLGLIYDFGKLIGEFYLGLALLWAVLFLVGYAFLGRSIAVLARLIREPTMLAFATASSESAYPKTMDALTRFGVPKKITSFVLPLGYSFNLDGSMMYQSFAILFIAQAYNIDLSMTQQILILLTLMITSKGMAGVARASVVVVAATLPMFNLPEAGILLILGIDQFLDMGRTATNVIGNSISTAVVASLEKDITDDEEETEPEVVLQQARQDA from the coding sequence ATGCAAAGGCAGAAGTTATTAATACAGATAATGCTGGCGATCGTGCTCGGTATTCTGATTGGCTGGGCATGCCACACTTATCTGGATGGCGCCCGCGCCAAAGAAGTGGCGTCGTACTTTAATATGGTTACCGATATTTTCCTGCGTCTGATCAAGATGATCATTGCACCGCTGGTATTCGCAACCCTGGTTTCCGGCCTGGCCAGTATGGGTAACTCTTCTGCCGTAGGTCGCGTCGGTCTCAAAGCCATGACCTGGTTTGTTACCGCATCTTTCCTGTCATTGCTGATAGGTATGATGCTGGCGAACTTCTTCCAGCCAGGCACCGGCATGAACCTGGTGGCTTCGGCCAGCCATGTCACTACCGGCCTGAATACCGATGGTTTCACACTGAAGAACTTCATCAGCCATATCTTCCCGAAAAGTATCATAGAAGCGATGGCTAACAACGAGATCCTGCAAATTCTGGTGTTCTCGCTGTTCTTCGGCTCGGCGCTGGCTTATGTCAAGCACCACAACAAACAGGCCAACTTCATTCTCTCTACTATCGAAGAGCTGGCTAAAGTGATGTTCCGCGTCACCGATTACGTAATGGCGCTGGCACCTATCGCCGTCTTTGCCGCTATCGGTTCTGCCATCACGACTCAGGGTCTGGGGCTGATCTATGACTTCGGTAAGCTGATTGGTGAGTTTTACCTGGGTCTGGCGCTGCTGTGGGCGGTGTTGTTCCTGGTAGGTTACGCCTTCCTCGGCCGCTCTATCGCCGTGCTGGCGCGCCTGATTCGTGAACCCACCATGCTGGCCTTCGCGACCGCCAGCAGCGAGTCCGCCTATCCGAAAACCATGGATGCGCTGACCCGTTTCGGTGTACCGAAGAAAATTACCAGCTTCGTGCTGCCGCTGGGTTACTCCTTCAACCTCGATGGCTCTATGATGTACCAGTCATTTGCTATCCTGTTCATCGCTCAGGCCTACAATATTGATCTGAGCATGACCCAGCAAATCCTGATCCTGCTGACGCTGATGATCACCAGTAAAGGGATGGCGGGCGTTGCACGTGCTTCTGTTGTCGTAGTTGCCGCCACGCTGCCGATGTTCAACCTGCCGGAAGCCGGTATCCTGTTGATTCTAGGCATCGACCAGTTCCTGGATATGGGCCGCACCGCGACCAACGTTATCGGCAACAGTATCTCTACCGCCGTGGTGGCCAGTCTGGAAAAAGACATCACCGACGACGAAGAAGAAACCGAGCCGGAAGTGGTGTTGCAACAGGCCAGACAAGACGCCTGA